CCTTGATGCTGCTTTATCTGCCTGGGCTGCTCAGCCTGGCGACAGATTGGCAAATGAAACACGCCATCGTGATTACCCTGGGTTTCTACCTGAGCTATCTGCTGCTGGCGCTCAACCGCAGCCACCGCGAATACCACAACACCCTGAAACTGGAACTGCAACTGCTCGACCAGCAAGAGCGTCTCGACCAGCTCAGCCGCACCGACAGCCTGACCCAGCTGGGTAACCGCTATCAGTTCAACAGCCTGTTTCCGGTGATGGTGGCCAACGCCCAACGGCAGAGCCAGCCGCTGTCGCTGGTACTGCTGGATATCGACTTCTTCAAACGGATCAACGATGAGTACGGACACGCCTGCGGTGATGTCTGCCTGAGCGCTTTTGCCGAACGCATGCGCCACAATTTCCGCCGCGGCGGTGATGCCTTGCTGCGCCTGGGCGGTGAAGAGTTCGGCATTCTGATGCCCAACACGCCCCTGGAAAAAGCCCGCCAACTGGCCGAGCTATTCCGTCAGGATCTGGAGCGCGAAGGTTTCAACTTACAGGAAACCGTGCTGCCGCTAACCGCAAGCCTGGGGGTTGGTTGTTACGACATGCAGCGCGATGACAACGCCGAAGCATTCTTCAAGCGCGTCGATGATGCGCTCTATCAAGCCAAGAGCAACGGCCGCAACCGCCTGGCGCTTGCCTGACCCGACATGCAGCTCGGGGGATAGATCAGCCTGACGGCGCTCACGCGGCCGGCAGGCTGAGTCACTACAGGCGGAAGCTGCCCATTTGTTTAGCCAGGTCATCGGCCAAGCCACGCAAGGTTTTGCAGTCCTCTTTGCACACCTGAACCTCACCGGCGGTGGCATGCGCCAGGTCGGCAATGCCCTGCACGTTACGGTTGATCTCTTCGGTGACCGATGACTGCTCCTCGGTGGCGGTGGCCACCTGAGTATTCATGTCACTGATGCGTTCAATCTGCTCGGTAATCGCGCTGAGCGAATGCCCCGTGCGCTGGCTGGCTTCCACGCCGGTACCGGTGGCGCGTTGGCCTGCATGCATGGAACTCACCGCTGTATCCGCGCCTTGCTTGAGGCGTTGAATCATCTGCTGGATTTCATCGGTCGAGCTTTGCGTGCGACTGGCCAAGGTGCGCACTTCGTCCGCCACCACGGCAAAGCCTCGACCCATTTCACCGGCACGCGCCGCCTCAATGGCCGCGTTTAAGGCCAGCAAATTGGTCTGCTCGGAAATCCCGCGAATCACCGCCAACACCTGATCAATCGATGCCACCTGTTCGGCCAGCTCACTCACCGCAGCCGCGGCATTACCAATGTCGGTAGACATGCTTTCGATATGACCGATAGATTGGCGCACCTCGTTACGTGCGCCCTGCGCCTCGTCCCGTGCGGTTTGCGAGGACTGCGCGGCATTGCTGGCGTTGCGCGCAATTTCCTGCACGGTGAGGCCCATCTCATGCACGGCGGTAGCCACCATGTCAGTCATTTCCTGCTGCTGGCCGGAACGCCCGGCGGTGTTGTCGACCACCTGTGCAACCTGGGCCACCGAGGCACGCAAGCGCTCGCTGGTCGCCAATACATCGCTGATCAAGCTACGTTGGCCGCCAATAAAGCGATTAAAACCACGCGCCAGATCACCCAACTCATCTTCACGCGACTCATCCAGGCGTCGAGTCAGATCACCGCCACCGCCGCCGATTTCCACCAAGGCCACTGTCACCTGACGAATCGGCCGCACCAAACCACGCGCCAGCACCACCACCAGCCCGAGGAAAAACAGTGCAACGCCCACGCCAATGGCGCTGGTCATCAGCAATGCCTGACGCGCTTCGGCATAGATTTCCGCCTCCGGCACTTCGCTGACCAGCAGCCAGTCAAGACTGCTGAGCTTCTGTGCCACGGCCAGGTACGGCTCACCGTCGCGCTCAAAGCGCACCGCCTTGCCATCACTGCCGAGTAATTGCTCGGCAGCGGCCTTGCCAAACACCTCACCCAGACGACCACTGCCGCTTAGCTCAGCTTGCGGGTGCACCTTAATGTCACCCTGGGCGTCGATCAGAAAAACCTGACCACGCTCGCCAAAACGAAAATCACGAATCATCTCCGACATGGCCTTGAGGCTGAACCCCAACCCGGCGACACCGAGGGTTTTACCGCCTTGCTTGATTCGCTGATTGATAAACAGGGTCGGCAGGCGCGTGCCTTTGTCGATATCGATCTCCAGTACCTGATCACGGCTGCCATCGACCAGCCGGTAGAACCACTGGTTCTCGGGTTGATCGCGGCTGATTACCCGGGCCAGGCCCTTGCCCGTGAAATAGTTGCCGCTGTCCAGTACGGCAATCGAGGTGGTCATGGCGTTCTGCTGCTCGCGCACCCCTTCCAAATAACGGGCAACTAAGTCGCGCTGCTCCTCAGGTTCACCGTTGGCCAGCCAGTCCTGGACGAACACATTGCTGGCAATCCCGGCATTGGCCGTAACGGGCGCAGTGAGAACACGCTCAAGGTCATTACGGATCGCCAGGGCCCGCGCTGGCAAAGCTTCCTCGACCAGAAAGCGCTCACTCAGGCGATTGACCACTGCCGAATAGACGCCCACCACAATCAAAATACTGGCGAGCAATGCTGCGCCCATGCTGAGAATCAGCTGCCACTGAATGCTGCGCTTCCACAAGCCCATGGGAGATACCTTTTGTTTATTATTTGATGTGAGTGATTGAATACAATTTTGTATACAAACTCAATTGCCCGCCGACGTATAACGCTATCGGCTGCTGCACCTGCTGACTTTAATCAGCGCCTTGGGGTTTTCAGTTCATCTGACGCCACAGCCGCAGGTAGGCCTCTTCATGACTGAAATCCAGCTCGATGCTGAGGTCATCCGAGCCCTGGAGCAGCTGCGGGGTAATCAACAGTGGAGGTGTTACAAACAGGCTGGGCGGCTGGCCGGCAAAAGCCCGGTTCAGCTCATCCACCAGTTGCCAACCCTGCATCCCCAGTGGCTCAGCGACCGTGGCAACCTGCTGCGACAACCCTGAGTGGATGCGCCCCAAAGCCTTGGCCGAGCCATCGCCGGCGGAAATATTGCGAATATCCTTACGCCCCAGCGCATTGAGCGGCACATTGATGTGATCGAAATACACATCATTGATCGCCAGGGTATGGCTCCACGCTGCACCAAAGCGCCGCTGCAATGAACGCACACGCTCATCCATGCCCTGCCCGGCGCTGGCAATCGGCAAGTCTTCGACGCTCAGCACCTTACATTGCGCGCATGCCTCCAGACGCTGCACCATGCGCTGGGTCTTGGCAGTAGCAATGGCGAACTGACTGTCGGTAAAAATCACCACGCCGATCTGGCCGTCACGCATGGCGTATTCAGCCGCCAGATCCGCCACCTGCAACGGGTCGCTGGTGATATTGCTAAACAGTTTGTCCGTCGGCCCAGGCCGATCCCCGGCGTGCCAGCCCAGCAGCACGATGCCACGGGCCTTAAAAGCCTTATGCAAATCGCCCAGATAGTCCGGCTCGAACCCACCCAACACCACGCCATCGGGCTTACGCTCCAGCACCAGCGCCGCCGCGCGCCTGATCTCATCCGGATCGCCACGGCCATCTACGGCATGCACCTGCCAGCCCAGCAGCTTGGCGGCACGCTCAAAGCTGCGGTACACGCCCACCACCCCACCGTTACGAAAATCCGCCGCGATAAAACTCACCTGTATGTCACGACGCACAGGAGGGGCCTGCTTCGGACCTGCCCATTCACTCGCGGTAACTAGCGCGCTGCACAGCAGCCCACACAAGCAGAAAACAGTTGCATAGCCATATCTCGACATCGCTTATCCCTGCGCTGTTGGCCGACTGTTTATCGCGCCGACCTGTTCCTTGCAGCGTAGTCAGTTATGAGGCGCAACGCTCTTGCGCCACCTGTCATTCGGCTAGGCTGAACCGCAGCGTGGCGGTCTGCCCGCTCTCATCCAGCACACTCAGCTGATACTGACCACTGCGTGTAAAGGCGTGGTTAAACACGGCATCGGCACTGGTTTCGGCAATTGGCTGGCCCTCGACAAACCACCACCGCCGGCCACTGCCGCCGAGCGCAGACAGACGCAACCGCAGCGGCTCGACGCTGCCCGCCGGCCGCCGTAAACGGTCGCCCTCGCGCACCCCCACTATCGACAGCGGTGCAGCAACCGCCACCTGAGGCGGTGGGCACTGCGGGTCAGCGGCTGGCAAACGCGCACTGCGCCGTTCGCGACGCGGCAACCAGGGTTCCAGCGGTGCAGGCCAGAGCGCCAACATCTGTGCGGTGGCGCCTGGGCAACGGGAGTCGACCCGTAGCCCTGCCGAATTGACCCAAAAATGCTCCTGCAGCCCGAGCCCCAGCGGCTGATCCTGCGCCAACAAGGTCGGCGGCGTGGTGCCGTCCAAAGTCCAGGCAAAGCGCTGGCGCCGACAGTTGGGGTCACTGCTATCCAGTGGCTGCCCAAGCGGCCAACAAATAGCGGCAACGCCGACCGACGCAGGCTGTGG
Above is a genomic segment from Pseudomonas leptonychotis containing:
- a CDS encoding GGDEF domain-containing protein, translated to MPGLLGIAVFALLLALRLLHRLPEEQTPTALKRWLNHHWLLILSTALAWGLAHALAQMHVLFSSSTIIATLSTIAFSTALVFTFSMRKKRATLALMLLYLPGLLSLATDWQMKHAIVITLGFYLSYLLLALNRSHREYHNTLKLELQLLDQQERLDQLSRTDSLTQLGNRYQFNSLFPVMVANAQRQSQPLSLVLLDIDFFKRINDEYGHACGDVCLSAFAERMRHNFRRGGDALLRLGGEEFGILMPNTPLEKARQLAELFRQDLEREGFNLQETVLPLTASLGVGCYDMQRDDNAEAFFKRVDDALYQAKSNGRNRLALA
- a CDS encoding methyl-accepting chemotaxis protein; its protein translation is MTDMVATAVHEMGLTVQEIARNASNAAQSSQTARDEAQGARNEVRQSIGHIESMSTDIGNAAAAVSELAEQVASIDQVLAVIRGISEQTNLLALNAAIEAARAGEMGRGFAVVADEVRTLASRTQSSTDEIQQMIQRLKQGADTAVSSMHAGQRATGTGVEASQRTGHSLSAITEQIERISDMNTQVATATEEQSSVTEEINRNVQGIADLAHATAGEVQVCKEDCKTLRGLADDLAKQMGSFRL
- a CDS encoding substrate-binding domain-containing protein is translated as MRRDIQVSFIAADFRNGGVVGVYRSFERAAKLLGWQVHAVDGRGDPDEIRRAAALVLERKPDGVVLGGFEPDYLGDLHKAFKARGIVLLGWHAGDRPGPTDKLFSNITSDPLQVADLAAEYAMRDGQIGVVIFTDSQFAIATAKTQRMVQRLEACAQCKVLSVEDLPIASAGQGMDERVRSLQRRFGAAWSHTLAINDVYFDHINVPLNALGRKDIRNISAGDGSAKALGRIHSGLSQQVATVAEPLGMQGWQLVDELNRAFAGQPPSLFVTPPLLITPQLLQGSDDLSIELDFSHEEAYLRLWRQMN